From the genome of Vicia villosa cultivar HV-30 ecotype Madison, WI linkage group LG2, Vvil1.0, whole genome shotgun sequence, one region includes:
- the LOC131651676 gene encoding rhamnogalacturonan I rhamnosyltransferase 1-like, with protein sequence MEVRSEGIRLRFWFVRLCSSIVLWICLVQLVTVSELWHSHLISGITSGIYNIAQIQLPKQQVNGVDHLPPVFLPPRNYTSNGFLRVSCNGGLNQMRAAICDMVTIARLLNLTLVVPELDKTSFWADPSNFEDIFDVKHFINSLRDQVRIVKRVPKKFSSKYGYTSLEMPPVSWSNEKYYLEQILPLFRKHKVLHFNKTDTRLANNGLPLVLQKLRCRVNYQAIKFTSQIENLGHRLIQMLHEKGPFVALHLRYEMDMLAFSGCTQGCMDKEAEELKRMRYAFPWWREKEIISEERRSQGLCPLTPEEAALVLQALGFGRETQIYIAAGEIYGGERRLAQLRAAFPKIVKKETLLDRDDLQYFQNHSSQMAALDFMVSVASNTFIPTYDGNMARLVEGHRRYSNFRKTILLDRKKLVELVDMHQNGTLKWNEFADGVKQVHAKRTVRPTRRTVIIDRPKEEDYFYANPHECLCEETNCDEFLGHHNSSSQVA encoded by the exons ATGGAGGTTAGATCAGAGGGTATACGTTTGAGGTTTTGGTTTGTTCGTTTGTGTTCAAGCATTGTGCTTTGGATTTGTTTGGTTCAATTAGTGACAGTGAGTGAACTATGGCATTCGCATTTGATTTCTGGGATTACTAGTGGTATATATAACATTGCTCAAATTCAGCTTCCCAAACAACAGGTTAATGGCGTTGATCATTTGCCTCCTGTTTTTCTTCCTCCAA GAAATTATACAAGTAATGGCTTTCTAAGAGTTTCATGCAATGGTGGCTTGAATCAAATGCGTGCTGCG ATATGTGACATGGTGACAATTGCTCGATTGTTGAATCTCACATTGGTCGTGCCAGAGCTTGATAAGACATCGTTTTGGGCAGACCCTAG TAATTTTGAAGACATTTTTGATGTGAAGCATTTCATTAATTCTTTGAGAGATCAAGTTCGAATAGTGAAAAGAGTTCCTAAAAAGTTTAGTAGTAAATATGGATATACTAGCCTCGAGATGCCTCCTGTTAGCTGGTCGAATGAAAAATATTACTTGGAACAG ATTCTGCCACTTTTTAGAAAGCATAAGGTGTTACACTTCAACAAAACGGATACACGTCTAGCTAATAACGGTCTCCCACTTGTTCTTCAGAAACTCAGGTGCCGTGTCAACTACCAGGCAATTAAATTCACTTCTCAAATTGAGAATTTGGGGCACAGATTGATTCAGATGCTTCATGAAAAGGGACCTTTTGTGGCATTGCATCTTAGATACGAGATGGATATGTTGGCTTTCTCGGGTTGTACTCAGGGCTGCATGGATAAAGAAGCCGAGGAGCTCAAAAGAATGAG GTATGCATTCCCTTGGTGGAGAGAAAAGGAGATAATTTCTGAAGAGAGGAGATCACAGGGTCTATGTCCTTTGACACCAGAGGAGGCGGCCTTAGTTCTTCAAGCCCTAGGTTTCGGTAGGGAGACACAGATTTACATTGCAGCTGGTGAGATTTACGGTGGCGAACGTAGGCTTGCACAACTAAGAGCAGCGTTTCCTAAAATT GTGAAAAAAGAAACGTTGCTAGATCGTGATGATTTACAGTATTTTCAGAATCATTCATCTCAGATGGCAGCCTTGGATTTTATGGTTTCAGTTGCCAGTAACACCTTTATCCCAACCTATGACGGGAACATGGCAAGACTCGTCGAAGGCCATCGTAG GTATTCCAATTTCAGAAAAACGATCCTGTTGGATCGAAAAAAACTCGTGGAACTGGTTGACATGCATCAAAACGGAACACTAAAATGGAACGAATTCGCAGACGGTGTGAAACAGGTTCATGCAAAGAGAACTGTAAGGCCAACTCGGCGTACAGTTATAATCGACAGACCGAAAGAGGAGGACTATTTCTATGCCAACCCTCATGAGTGTCTGTGTGAGGAAACAAATTGTGATGAATTTCTAGGCCATCACAACTCTAGTAGTCAAGTAGCATGA